One part of the Mangrovibacillus cuniculi genome encodes these proteins:
- a CDS encoding M48 family metallopeptidase, with protein MNNTFSDRPVDLIHPSESRWFGIALVFSILSYVIFALTIVGIPIIIGIILFFLFIHGLNMAMIRQNAVKLSSEQFPELYEKLETLSSNMGLKSVPDCYVMESQGMLNAFATRFVRRNMVVVYSTIFELMEEGAEEEVLFVFAHEFAHLKRRHIVSQGLIIPFMLVPFVGTAYSRACEFTCDRMAAYYTTPSAGENGLAVLSIGKQLYRRVNMSAFIQQQEAERGFFATLSEWLSTHPPLPKRVHELKRHFDTSYEGKLKGPNATVYISIALVVLFYIGSIVWVTYAVISSPWEFSEEEFSTVDLSPMFLAVENSDIEEVETLVNQGSNLEETNEMGQTLLHHAVAYSDEKTILYLIDQGLDINATDDYGYTPLMDAISFSTKEVVELLLENGADPLAPDMSYNAYNVAEEMGNEEYLETFE; from the coding sequence ATGAACAATACATTTTCGGATCGTCCAGTCGATCTCATCCATCCATCAGAATCTAGATGGTTTGGTATCGCATTAGTCTTCAGTATTCTATCGTATGTAATCTTTGCTTTAACAATTGTAGGAATACCCATTATTATAGGAATCATTCTATTTTTCTTATTTATTCATGGATTAAATATGGCAATGATTCGCCAAAATGCTGTGAAGCTATCTTCGGAACAATTTCCAGAGTTATATGAGAAATTAGAAACCCTTTCCAGTAACATGGGGTTAAAGTCTGTTCCAGATTGTTATGTGATGGAATCTCAAGGGATGTTAAATGCTTTCGCTACAAGATTTGTTCGTAGAAACATGGTAGTCGTCTATTCTACTATTTTCGAACTAATGGAAGAAGGTGCAGAAGAGGAAGTGTTATTTGTGTTTGCACATGAATTTGCTCATCTTAAGCGTAGACACATTGTATCTCAAGGATTAATTATTCCATTTATGCTAGTACCGTTCGTTGGAACAGCGTATTCAAGAGCTTGTGAGTTTACTTGTGATCGTATGGCTGCTTACTACACTACTCCTTCCGCTGGGGAAAATGGATTAGCTGTATTATCCATTGGTAAGCAACTTTATCGAAGAGTAAACATGAGCGCTTTTATTCAGCAACAAGAAGCAGAGCGAGGCTTCTTTGCTACATTAAGTGAGTGGCTATCTACTCACCCACCTTTACCAAAGCGTGTTCATGAACTAAAACGTCACTTTGATACTAGTTATGAAGGAAAACTAAAAGGGCCAAATGCTACTGTGTATATCTCTATCGCTTTGGTTGTCCTTTTCTACATCGGATCAATTGTATGGGTTACGTATGCAGTTATTTCTTCTCCATGGGAATTCAGTGAAGAAGAGTTCTCAACAGTAGATCTATCCCCAATGTTCTTGGCCGTAGAAAATAGTGATATAGAGGAAGTTGAGACTCTAGTTAACCAGGGGTCTAATCTAGAAGAAACAAATGAAATGGGGCAAACATTACTTCACCATGCAGTAGCTTACTCTGATGAAAAGACAATACTATATTTAATTGATCAAGGATTAGATATAAATGCAACAGATGATTATGGATATACCCCGCTAATGGATGCAATCTCCTTTAGCACAAAAGAAGTAGTAGAGTTATTATTAGAGAACGGTGCAGACCCGCTAGCTCCTGATATGTCTTATAATGCATATAATGTTGCAGAAGAAATGGG
- a CDS encoding DeoR family transcriptional regulator produces the protein MKPSTNRMLTRIKSVYMFIKDHGVVTTQDLVDEFGITPRTIQRDLNVLAYNNLVESPCRGKWTATEKKVKLTS, from the coding sequence TTGAAACCTTCAACTAATCGCATGTTAACCCGTATTAAATCTGTTTATATGTTTATCAAGGATCATGGGGTTGTCACGACACAAGATCTTGTTGATGAATTTGGTATTACACCACGTACAATTCAACGTGACTTGAATGTCTTAGCTTACAACAACTTAGTAGAGAGTCCTTGCCGTGGCAAATGGACAGCAACCGAAAAAAAAGTGAAACTGACTTCCTAG
- a CDS encoding pseudouridine synthase, producing the protein MRADKLLAHLGYGSRKEVKHLLKAGALVVDGVAIKDAKKHVDTKNASIEVHGEKVEYREFVYLMMNKPPGVISATEDHRDETVVDLLEFEDRIMDPHPVGRLDKDTVGLLLLTNDGQLTHQLLSPKKHVPKTYFAKIDGKVTDSDVAAFAEGVTLDDGYVTKPGKLTILQTGETSEIELTIMEGKFHQVKRMFESVGKKVTYLKRISMGPLALDEDLQEGEYRELDEEEVQLLRDGSSLS; encoded by the coding sequence ATGAGAGCAGATAAATTATTAGCTCATTTAGGCTATGGTAGTAGAAAGGAAGTAAAGCACCTGTTAAAAGCGGGTGCTCTTGTAGTAGATGGTGTTGCAATTAAAGATGCAAAAAAGCATGTAGACACGAAGAATGCCTCTATTGAAGTTCACGGTGAAAAAGTGGAATACAGGGAGTTCGTTTATTTAATGATGAATAAGCCACCTGGGGTAATTTCTGCGACAGAAGATCATCGTGATGAAACAGTAGTAGATTTATTGGAATTCGAAGATCGCATTATGGATCCACATCCTGTTGGTAGACTAGACAAAGACACAGTTGGTCTATTGCTTCTAACAAATGATGGGCAATTGACACACCAATTACTATCTCCAAAGAAGCATGTACCGAAGACATACTTTGCTAAAATTGACGGAAAAGTAACAGATTCAGATGTGGCAGCTTTTGCAGAAGGTGTTACGTTAGATGATGGCTACGTTACAAAGCCTGGAAAGTTAACTATTCTTCAAACAGGAGAGACATCAGAGATTGAACTGACCATAATGGAGGGAAAGTTCCATCAGGTAAAAAGGATGTTTGAATCTGTTGGGAAGAAAGTGACCTATCTAAAGAGGATTTCTATGGGGCCTCTAGCTTTAGATGAAGATTTACAAGAGGGAGAATATCGTGAGTTAGACGAAGAAGAAGTGCAATTACTGCGAGATGGATCTTCACTTTCTTGA
- a CDS encoding polysaccharide biosynthesis C-terminal domain-containing protein, with translation MLTYRSIFSGKSFWGSRVLAIQAATFAAFVGAIGGLCVLFWYWKKRKPHLDKLLEQDKGELTVSLPEMYKEIVKSAFPFVIVGIAIPLYQMIDTLLFTRAMELAGEAKTSALSLLGAMSFSSHKLVMIPVSLATAFSLTLVPLITASFVREEPKQLKKQIDTIFQILLFLTIPAALGMSLLAEPLYTAFFGYSEIGGDILRQYAPVAIGFALFSVSAAILQGINKQKFTVFSFLIGFVCKLALTVPLVYMVEETGLILSYIVGFTVSIVMNAIVIRRSIDYQFTLVFRRVLLMILMNLVMLGATAILYLGLKNVLDVSVRMEAIAITAVCGLVGMVLYFLLALRLRLADKLFGSQMKKVRRKLRLEEA, from the coding sequence ATTCTTACTTACAGGAGCATTTTTAGTGGTAAAAGTTTTTGGGGTAGCAGAGTATTAGCTATCCAAGCAGCTACCTTTGCAGCATTTGTAGGTGCAATAGGCGGTTTATGTGTTTTATTTTGGTATTGGAAAAAAAGAAAACCCCATTTGGACAAACTTCTGGAACAAGATAAAGGAGAGCTTACAGTATCCTTACCTGAAATGTATAAAGAGATTGTTAAGTCAGCTTTTCCTTTTGTGATTGTTGGGATTGCTATTCCTCTATATCAAATGATAGATACATTATTGTTTACAAGAGCAATGGAGTTAGCTGGAGAAGCTAAAACGAGTGCGTTATCACTACTTGGGGCGATGAGTTTCTCTTCCCATAAACTTGTGATGATCCCAGTTTCGTTAGCTACAGCATTTTCGTTAACCCTTGTCCCACTTATTACAGCTTCATTTGTAAGAGAAGAACCGAAACAATTAAAGAAGCAAATTGATACAATTTTTCAGATTTTGTTGTTCTTAACGATCCCTGCTGCGCTAGGTATGAGCTTACTAGCGGAACCTTTATACACAGCATTTTTTGGGTACAGTGAAATCGGTGGCGATATTTTACGACAATACGCTCCGGTAGCAATCGGCTTTGCACTTTTTTCTGTATCTGCAGCGATCCTACAAGGAATAAACAAGCAAAAATTTACAGTGTTCAGTTTCTTGATAGGATTTGTGTGTAAACTAGCTTTAACGGTTCCGTTAGTGTATATGGTAGAAGAGACTGGATTAATTCTATCCTATATAGTTGGGTTTACAGTTTCAATCGTAATGAATGCTATCGTAATCAGAAGAAGTATCGATTATCAATTTACTTTAGTCTTTAGACGGGTGTTGTTAATGATTTTGATGAATCTCGTCATGTTAGGAGCAACGGCGATATTATATTTAGGCTTAAAAAATGTATTAGATGTGAGTGTGAGAATGGAAGCGATAGCCATTACAGCAGTGTGTGGATTAGTGGGGATGGTTTTATATTTTCTACTAGCACTTCGATTAAGACTGGCTGATAAGCTATTTGGGAGTCAGATGAAAAAAGTAAGGCGTAAACTTCGCTTAGAAGAAGCGTAA
- a CDS encoding oligosaccharide flippase family protein — MSSKLLRGTFILTLGTFVSKFLGLFYIIPFVMIIGADSEDFLQLYNYGYVPYTIFISIATGGLPLAVSKYIAKYNAVEEYAIGRKLFRSSVKLMLLSGTLAFLFLFLLAPLYVKLAIGDLNGGPFTEKDVINVIRTVSFALILVPFLSIIRGFFQGHQSMGPSSVSQVVEQIVRIAFLLTGAFLVVKVFGVAEY, encoded by the coding sequence ATGTCATCAAAATTGTTACGTGGAACGTTCATTTTGACGTTAGGAACGTTCGTTTCAAAGTTTTTAGGTCTTTTTTATATCATTCCTTTTGTTATGATTATTGGTGCGGATTCTGAAGATTTCCTTCAATTATATAATTATGGATATGTCCCTTATACCATCTTTATCTCCATTGCTACTGGCGGATTACCACTTGCCGTTTCTAAATACATAGCAAAATATAATGCTGTAGAAGAGTATGCTATAGGTAGAAAGCTATTCAGGTCAAGCGTTAAGTTGATGCTGTTATCGGGTACTTTAGCTTTCCTCTTTCTATTTTTACTCGCACCATTATATGTTAAACTCGCGATTGGAGATTTAAATGGAGGGCCATTTACAGAGAAAGATGTAATCAATGTCATTCGTACAGTTAGCTTTGCTTTGATTTTGGTTCCATTTCTGAGTATTATTAGAGGTTTTTTTCAAGGGCATCAATCAATGGGTCCTTCATCAGTAAGCCAAGTTGTTGAGCAAATAGTTCGAATTGCATTCTTACTTACAGGAGCATTTTTAGTGGTAAAAGTTTTTGGGGTAGCAGAGTATTAG
- a CDS encoding NAD(P)/FAD-dependent oxidoreductase has translation MAYDVIVIGGGPSGLMAAIAAGEEGARVLLVDKGSKLGRKLAISGGGRCNVTNRKPVDEIIQHIPGNGRFLYSAFSVYNNENIIEFFEGLGIALKEEDHGRMFPVNNQAQSVVDAMLRRLDELNVDRRVNTKVADLLFNEEKEISGILLQDGKELHATSVVIAVGGKSVPQTGSTGDGYPWAERAGHTITTLFPTEVPLTSSEPYIRNKSLQGLALRDVAVSVLNKKGRPIVTHQMDMLFTHFGLSGPAILRCSQYVVKEQWKREEKEISIKIDSMPSQNEEQVFQEIRSIQSNNEKKAAKNALKGLVPERYLLFLLEHAEVDAEAPMNTISQERMRALAGFIKGWIVLVDGTLSIEKAFVTGGGVSVKEVFPKTMGSKFVRGLYFCGEVLDLHGYTGGYNITSALITGKLAGMNAGQLATLGYNELEYS, from the coding sequence TTGGCATATGATGTAATCGTTATAGGCGGAGGTCCTTCTGGTTTAATGGCGGCAATTGCTGCTGGTGAAGAAGGTGCTCGCGTATTACTTGTTGATAAAGGGTCTAAATTAGGAAGAAAATTGGCTATTTCAGGTGGCGGTAGATGTAACGTAACCAATAGAAAGCCAGTTGATGAAATCATTCAGCACATTCCAGGAAACGGACGTTTTCTATACAGTGCTTTTTCGGTATATAACAACGAAAATATTATTGAATTCTTCGAAGGACTAGGCATTGCTTTAAAGGAAGAAGATCACGGAAGAATGTTTCCTGTAAATAACCAGGCTCAGTCTGTGGTCGACGCGATGCTAAGACGCTTAGACGAGTTAAATGTGGATCGACGAGTAAATACAAAAGTTGCAGACTTGTTATTTAACGAAGAAAAAGAAATCTCTGGGATTCTTCTACAAGACGGAAAGGAACTACATGCTACTTCCGTTGTGATTGCAGTTGGGGGTAAATCTGTTCCTCAAACAGGTTCTACTGGAGATGGGTATCCTTGGGCAGAACGCGCTGGACACACGATTACCACACTTTTCCCAACCGAAGTTCCTTTAACCTCTAGTGAACCATACATTCGCAACAAATCTCTTCAAGGACTAGCACTAAGAGATGTTGCGGTTAGTGTATTGAATAAAAAAGGACGTCCTATCGTAACACACCAAATGGACATGTTATTTACACATTTTGGATTATCCGGCCCTGCTATTCTCCGTTGTAGTCAATATGTGGTAAAAGAACAATGGAAACGAGAAGAAAAGGAAATCTCAATAAAAATAGACAGCATGCCTTCTCAAAATGAAGAGCAAGTTTTCCAAGAAATACGCTCCATTCAGTCTAATAACGAAAAGAAAGCAGCCAAAAATGCGTTAAAAGGATTAGTTCCAGAACGGTATTTACTCTTCTTATTAGAACATGCAGAAGTAGATGCTGAGGCACCGATGAATACGATAAGTCAAGAACGAATGCGGGCGTTAGCCGGCTTTATCAAAGGATGGATTGTCCTTGTTGACGGTACTTTATCTATTGAAAAAGCTTTCGTGACAGGTGGGGGTGTGTCAGTGAAGGAAGTATTCCCGAAAACGATGGGTTCCAAATTTGTTAGAGGATTATATTTCTGTGGAGAAGTATTAGACCTGCATGGATACACAGGTGGTTATAATATAACTTCTGCACTAATTACAGGAAAACTAGCCGGCATGAATGCGGGACAACTTGCCACACTTGGATATAATGAGTTGGAGTATAGTTAA
- a CDS encoding sporulation protein Cse60, which produces MIQVKLFDEETELELEEKMNAFLKKVRADNVVDIKYHVAAFPDDQDRDQVYCFSSMVLYKK; this is translated from the coding sequence ATGATTCAGGTTAAATTATTCGATGAAGAAACAGAGCTAGAGCTAGAAGAAAAGATGAATGCATTTTTGAAGAAAGTACGAGCGGATAATGTAGTAGATATAAAATATCATGTGGCTGCATTTCCGGATGACCAAGATCGTGATCAAGTATATTGCTTTAGTTCAATGGTTTTGTATAAGAAATGA
- a CDS encoding CBO0543 family protein, with translation MSEKKILRGLVGLGVILLVVIANIQKKYFKNWIIVYFFVAFTSSAVDALAVSNKRLRYPVRLLGRVFKISVLFDGLLFPITCVLYNQWTFKDTWTQAFYKVFAFTIPMTIVEHIIERKTRLIDYRGWNTPITFISLTCYFWFSRAFLNFVTRYQENSE, from the coding sequence ATGTCCGAGAAGAAGATTCTAAGAGGGTTAGTTGGACTTGGTGTCATTCTATTAGTTGTTATTGCTAACATTCAAAAGAAATATTTTAAGAATTGGATCATCGTCTACTTCTTTGTGGCATTTACTTCTTCTGCTGTAGACGCACTCGCTGTTTCTAACAAAAGATTACGATATCCCGTACGACTTTTAGGGCGTGTATTTAAGATTAGTGTATTATTTGATGGACTTCTTTTTCCGATAACGTGTGTGTTATATAATCAGTGGACATTTAAAGATACATGGACACAGGCTTTCTATAAAGTATTTGCCTTTACAATTCCAATGACTATTGTCGAACATATAATAGAAAGAAAAACAAGGTTGATTGATTATAGAGGCTGGAATACCCCGATTACTTTCATTTCATTAACATGTTATTTCTGGTTTTCCCGAGCATTCTTAAATTTTGTAACAAGGTATCAAGAAAATTCTGAATAA
- a CDS encoding rhodanese-like domain-containing protein, producing MSMIKTITTKELQEKLENGEELTLIDVREDDEVAEGIIPGAKHIRMGDIPASLEQLDADKETIYICRSGRRSENVCLYLQEQGHDVVNMVGGMLEWEGKTTTKE from the coding sequence ATTTCCATGATAAAAACTATTACGACAAAAGAACTTCAAGAAAAATTAGAGAACGGTGAAGAATTAACGTTAATCGATGTTCGTGAAGACGATGAGGTAGCGGAAGGGATTATTCCTGGAGCAAAACATATTCGTATGGGAGATATTCCTGCCTCACTAGAACAGCTAGATGCAGACAAAGAGACGATTTACATTTGTCGATCTGGAAGAAGAAGTGAGAATGTGTGTCTTTACCTTCAAGAACAAGGTCATGATGTTGTAAACATGGTTGGTGGCATGCTTGAATGGGAAGGCAAAACGACAACGAAGGAATAA